Below is a genomic region from Alphaproteobacteria bacterium.
TGACCGTGACTATGCCGCCCCTTGAAATCGCCGGCCCCGAGATCGATTTGGGCAATGTGCAGCAATATTCGGAAGGGGGCATCGTGATGGCTCTCACCGGCGCCGAGCGGACGATCGACCAGGCCAATTCACGAAGCGCGCAGGACGATCTCATGCGCCAGGCGCGCGAGCCGGCTCCGATGACTCTGGCGCGGGGCGCGGCGATGCGCAGCGTGGCGAGGAGCTTCGCCATGCCGCTTCGCGCAAGCGGCATCGACGCCAGCGTGGCGGTGGAATTCCTTGGGCCCAACGGCCGGGAGGAAGCCTATTTCCTTGATCGGCCGCGGCGGATCGACGAAGCCGTGCGCGACCGGCAAGCCACACGCTGAGCCCCCGGGGAGTGAGATGAACGCACCGAATATCAGCCTCAAGGGCCTCGACCTGCGCGCCGAGCTCGATCGCCTGCGCACGGAGCGCAACGCGGTGATCCTCGCCCATTATTACCAGGCGCCGGAGATCCAGGACCTCGCCGATTTCGTCGGCGACAGCCTCGATCTTTCGCGCAAGGCGCAGGCGACCGACGCCGACGTCATCGCCTTTTGCGGCGTTCGCTTCATGGCCGAGACGGCGAAGATCCTGTCGCCCGACAAGATCGTCGTTCTGCCCGATATGAACGCCGGCTGCAGCCTGGAGGACAGCTGCCCGCCCGATCAGTTCGCGGCTTTCCGCGCCCAGCATCCGGACCATATCGCGCTGACCTACATCAACAGCTCGGCGGAGGTGAAAGCGCTCAGCGACATTATCGTCACCAGCTCGTCGGCGCAGACGATCCTCGACCAGATCCCGAAGGAGCAGAAGATCATCTTCGGCCCCGACAAGCATCTCGGCGGCTATCTCGCGCGGACGCTCGGGCGCGAGATGCTGCTCTGGCCGGGCGTGTGCATCGTCCACGAGGCCTTTTCGGAGACGGAGCTGCTGAAGCTCAAGGCGAAGCATCCGGGCGCTCCGGTCCTCGCCCACCCCGAATGCCCGCCGCACATCGTCGACCATGCCGATTATGTCGGCGCGACCTCGGGAATCCTCAAATATGCGCTGGAATCGCCAGCCGACCTGCTGATCGTCGCCACCGAGCCGCACATCATCCACCAGATGGAGAAGGACGCCCCGCACAAGACGTTCATCGGAGCGCCCGGAGCGGACGGCAACTGCAACTGCAATGCGTGCCCCTATATGGCACTCAACACGCTGGAGAAGCTCTACGTCGCGCTTCGCGACCTCCAGCCGAGGATCGAGATCGAGGAGGGCCTGCGCCTCCGGGCGAAGGCGTCGCTCGACCGGATGCTTGAGATGGCGGCAAGCACGGTCGGCAAGGGCGACGTCGGCAAGCCGCTGATCAGGGGGGATCGAGTAATAACCGCTCGCCCGGCCGCCTCACCCAATCGGCCCCGGCGGCGGATATCGGGCTGGGTTTCGAGTTGAGCCATCCGCCGCGTTAACTTGTTCCCCGGCGAAGGCCGGGGTCCAGGCCCGGCGCTCGCCGGGTTTGGGACGCGAAGAAAAGCCTCCGGCTCCTGGGCCCCGGCCTTCGCCGGGGAACGATTCTGAAGCA
It encodes:
- the nadA gene encoding quinolinate synthase NadA, producing the protein MNAPNISLKGLDLRAELDRLRTERNAVILAHYYQAPEIQDLADFVGDSLDLSRKAQATDADVIAFCGVRFMAETAKILSPDKIVVLPDMNAGCSLEDSCPPDQFAAFRAQHPDHIALTYINSSAEVKALSDIIVTSSSAQTILDQIPKEQKIIFGPDKHLGGYLARTLGREMLLWPGVCIVHEAFSETELLKLKAKHPGAPVLAHPECPPHIVDHADYVGATSGILKYALESPADLLIVATEPHIIHQMEKDAPHKTFIGAPGADGNCNCNACPYMALNTLEKLYVALRDLQPRIEIEEGLRLRAKASLDRMLEMAASTVGKGDVGKPLIRGDRVITARPAASPNRPRRRISGWVSS
- a CDS encoding DUF4230 domain-containing protein encodes the protein MDSRRLKLALLVGPLLLALAVGGLIALLLRPAATAPGSDAEAIANSAMLSIRDEGRMTVFVGRFVAVVTASETRLGLTARKTLIMPGSVRYGVDLSRLTRRSLAWDGAMRTLTVTMPPLEIAGPEIDLGNVQQYSEGGIVMALTGAERTIDQANSRSAQDDLMRQAREPAPMTLARGAAMRSVARSFAMPLRASGIDASVAVEFLGPNGREEAYFLDRPRRIDEAVRDRQATR